From the genome of Cytophagales bacterium WSM2-2:
GTATGAAGAAGCAAAAAAAGCAGCTCCCCGGTTGCAGGGTAAGCTACCTACTGCCAGTGATGGGTTGGAACCGCTTCTAAAAAACGCCCTTGCGCTGCAAGCCCAGCGACAAACGGCAAAAGCAATTGAGGTTTACAGACAGTCAACCGACCTGGCAATTAAGAACAATGCCAAAGACAAAACTGCTTTTTCGCTCTTCTTCAACTATTCAAGATTATTGATCGATAATGATAACATGCAGGCAGCCAGTGAGCAACTTCAGAAGGCAAGGTCACTGGCATCAACACTGTTTAGCAATACTGCGTTTGAAAATTTTCTTATCGAACTGACAACTGCCGACTTATACCTCGCGCAAGGTCAAAAGGATAAAGCGGTGACTCAGTATAATTCTCTTGTGCCCAGATTGAGCCGCGATATTGCGATGCTGGGTTCTTCTTATGTCGTTGCTTCTTCCAATCAATTATTGAATAACGACAAACCGAGGGCTGCTGTAAACCTGCTCCGACCATTGCTTTGCTGTTTGGAGGAAAATGGTGCGTTGAAAGAGTCAACGATGAAAGTGGCGTTGACTTACAGCGAAGCGATGTTAGAATTGAACAGACCTGATTCTGCTATCCTGTTTTTAAATCAGCCCTTTATGAAGGGGCTTCCGATAGAATTAAGAAAAGTTGAGGCATTGCAGGCAAATGGACAGTGGACTACTGCCCGCGAAAAACTAATTGCAGTGGAGGCGCAAGCAACTACAGATCAGTCAAAAGGAGATGTGAATTATTACCGGGCGCGACTGGAGCACAAAATGGGAGACTACGCGCTGGCGGAAAGTTATTATCAAAAAGCGATTGGATACTATGAAAAGGCAAACCCTGCTGATTCCTGGCAGGCGTCCAATTCCCTGGCCACACTTTATTCAAGGCTTGGCAACTTTGAAAAATCGGAAAAGATAATTAACGAGGTACTCGGAAAAGTGCCGACAACAAATCCGCTTCATACTTCATTGCTTGGAAATCTTGCAGCCAACTATATTGAAGAGGGACAGCTTCAAAAAGCGAGAGCCATCCAGGAGAAGATAGTGCAACTGGAGAGAGAGACCGCAGGTGACAATCATCCCGATTATGCACTTGCTTTGAGTAACCTCGCTGCAGTTTGTCAGAAAGAGGGAAAATATTCCGAAGCGAGAAAGCTCATGGAAGATGCGTTACGTATTTCAAAAAGTAACTTCGGTGATCAAAGTATAGACTACGGTCTGAAAGAATCCAACCTCGGCACTATTTTGAAAGATATGGGCGACTACGGAAACGCCCGTGCCGGACTAGTTCACGCAGAAAAAGTATTGGCAGAGAAATTAGGGAAATCGCACCCCGACTATGTGTCATGCGAATACAATCTGGCACTGGTACTTCAGAGAACTGGTGATTTGCCCCAGGCAAAGCCACTCATGCAACATCTTACGGGATTCTATCAGAAGCAGATACTGGATTTCTTCCCGGCTATGAGTGAACAAGAGCAAGTGGCCTTTTTCAATAAGATCAATAAAGCAGTTCAGGATTATCAACAGTTTGTGATAGATGTAGCAAAGGAAAACCCTGAGCTGATCGGGCAGCTTCTTGATTTTCGGCTGGCAACAAAGGCACTGTTGCTGAACTCGTCAGTAAAAATTCGTGAGCAGATTTTAAACGGGGGAGACCAGAAATTGAAAAGTCAGTTTGTGCAGTGGCTTTCACTTAAAGAAGAATTGGGGAAACTTTATAACCAGGAGAAAAACAGCCGGAGCCTCAATGAAATAACTCGCCTGGAGAGCCAGGCAAATGAATTGGAAAAAAATATCTCAGGCAGTTCCTCAATATTTAAGAAAGGGAAGGATGAACGAACTGTCAATTGGAAATCTGTTCAGTCGATGCTCCAGCCCGGTGAGGCTGCAGTAGAAGTCATACGTGTGAAGGCTTCGGGGAAAACTGATTCCATTACTTATGCGGCAGTGATCGTTAAAAAAGACAGCGATCCCGTTTTGAAGTTATTCAGACGAGGTAAGAATATGGAAGGTCGCGAATTCAGTTATTACAGAAATAGTATTGTGTTTCGCCTTGAGGATGATCGCTCCTATGATGTCTTCTGGAAGCCTGTTGAGTCTGTGTTGAAGAATATTGCCCGAATCTACTTTTCAGCCGATGGTGTTTACAACAAAATAAATCTGGTCACCCTTCACGATCCTGAAAAGAATGAGTACTTAAGCAAGCGTTACCAGTTTGTTCTTGTTTCAAACCTGAAAGACCTTGCGAGTGAGGGCATTTCAACTGGTGAAAAAGGAAAGGCAGCTCAACTTTTTGGGCCGATTAATTTTGGTCAAAATACACAACCATCAAACCGGATTCTTCGGTCGGCCATTTCTGGAATCTCATCGTTGCCGGGAACTCGTGTTGAAATTGAACGGATAGATCAACTGCTTAAATCAGCGCAGTGGTCGTCATCATCGCGAATTGAAGTTCAGGCTTCAGAGCACAATATAAAATCGTTGCAAAGTCCAGCTATTCTGCACATTGCAACGCACGGCTTTTTTATTGAAACAGATGACGAATCACAAGTGGTGATGGCCGGACGAATGGAGAGTGAAAATCCACTTTTACGCTCGGGGCTGATCTTCAATGAAGTCTCTGCTCCAGCCAACGGTGAAGACGGCCTGCTCACATCTTACGAGGTGAAAAATCTCAATTTTGATAAAACAGATTTGGTTGTACTCTCTGCATGCGAGACAGGTTCAGGTGAAATCAGGAATGGCGAAGGTGTTTATGGATTGCAACGTGCGTTTTTGATTGCGGGAGCAAATAGTGTTTTAATGAGCCTTTGGAAAGTAGATGATGAGGCGACACAGGAGTTAATGGTGCTCTTTTATCAAAATCTTTTGAAAGGAGGGAATAAATCAGCAGCCCTACGATCAGCTCAAGCGGAATTGACCACGAAATATCCTGATCCCTTTTTCTGGGGAAGTTTTGTCTTAATCGGTAAACCCAACTAACCTATGCGGAAGTTCTATAGCACGGCTTTAATTCTTTTAATCTTCTACGCGACTGATATAAGTGCCCAGGATATTTTGGACAAGAAGGCTGTCCCGGGCCTAAGCAGCGCCAAACTCACCGAGTTTTCACCTACCATAAGCGCTGATGGCAAGACGATCATCTTTGAATCGAGTGTGGATCAGGACAAAGGGTGGGAACTGTTTGAATCGCACCTGGAGAATGGCACCTGGAGTACACCGGTTCCGCTCAAGAGTATTAACGAAAAATGTCAATTCATTGCCGGTCCAAGTATTAGTTTCGACGGTAATGAACTTTTCTATACCGCCTTCGTGGAGAACAGCTCCAAGACTGAAGACATTTATTACTCCGAACGCACAGGGGATAACACCTGGAGCGAACCAAAAAATATAGGAGCGCCAATCAATACAGACGACAATTACGAGGGATTCCCTTCCATTTCTTCGGATGGAAAAAGCCTGTATTTCATCCGGCTGAACCTGGAAAAAGAAACGGATAAGAAAAGCAAGGAGCCGTGCTTTGTTATTTATGTTTCCAAAAAGCAAACGGATGGAACCTGGGGAGAGCCAGTGCCTCTTCCCGCACCGATCAACACGGGCTGTGAGCGCGATCCGAAAGTCATGGCTGATAACCACACGCTTATTTTTTCTTCGATTCGCGAAGGAGGTCTCGGAAAGTACGACATGTATCAGACAATCAGGCAAAAGGACGGTTCATGGTCAACTCCGGTCGCTTTGGATTTTATTAATTCTCCCGACAACGATCAGTCTCCATGTATCTCAGCTTCCGGTGACATCATGTTTTACTATACCAAGAATGATATCTATTCAGTGGCCATACCGGACAAGTACAAACAGATGATCAACGCGGTAGTCACAGGTTATGTGCGTGAAAGTAAAAATCGCAATCATGTGCTGTCTAATATCCTGGTCACAAATCTGAGGACTAATGAGTCTTTCACAACAACGAGCAGCGAGGCTGACGGAGAATATAGTCTTGTGCTCAATGCGGGACAGAAATACACCGTCATTTTTGATAATGAAAATTACTTTCCCGATACGTTAACACTGGATTTTGAAAATCAAAAAACCTATCAACTTCAACAAAGGGATATTACGTTAAGAGCAGCGCTTGAAACTAAGATTGATGTGGTTGACAAGGACCTGAAGTTTCGGATTTCGGCTATGATGCAAATTCAACAAGAGGGCACTTCGATTTTTATGGATTCAGTCCGCGAATTGCAATTGCCAAAACAAATGAGGTTTGATGCTCCGCGCAATTACGTCATTCAGGTTTCGAAAAAGGATTACGTCCCGGTGAAGGAGAACTGGACCTTTAAGGAAAAAAGAATAGCCCCCAACAGAAATGTGATTGTGCAACTTGAACATGAGCGTGTAGAGTTTGTTCCGCAGGTTGTAAATGCTGCTACTAAACAAAAGACAAAAGTTAAGGTGTATGCCAACAATAAAGGCGTAGAAGAAGTAATTATTGCTGAAGCCGGAGAGAAGATGTTACTGCGAAAAGGCGACAAGTACCAGGTAGCGACCTCAAGTGAGGAGGGTTACTTCTTTTCTTCCAAGGAAATTACAGCAGGAGAAGTGCACTCGGTTGAACTTGACGTTGTGCCCATCGAAGTTGACGGTAAGCTGGCTTTGAGAAATATCACTTTTGAAATTAATTCAGCTGAACTTAAAGAAAGTTCCATATTCGAGCTTGATCGGGTGGTTGAAATGATGAAAGTGAATCCCAAAGTGTATATGGAGATATCAGCACACACGGACGATATCGGTGATGATGCCTCCAACCTTAAACTTTCTGACAAACGGGCCCGGAGCGCTTGGAATTATCTCATTAATAAAGGGATCAGCAAAGACCGGCTGGTACCAAAAGGTTATGGCGAAACAAAACCACTTAATCCCAACGACTCAGACACGGGCCGCGCGTTAAACCGCAGGGTTGAGTTGCGTGTGTTGAAAATCTGATTCGGAAAATAAAATACGTAGTTTTGGTTTTGGATGCCATCCGATCTTTCATTTGAATTCAATCCTGGCGAAACTCTTTTCGCAGAACTTGTTATCCCGGTTCCGGTAGCCAAACTTTTTACGTATCGTGTACCGGCATTGCTGAACGAAAAGATAAAGATCGGGCAACGCGCCATTGTTCAGTTTGGTGCAAAAAAAATCCAGACGGGAATTATTCTGAATGTTCACAACAATCCACCGCGGGATTATGAGGCCAAGTATATTCTGGAGTTGCTTGACGATAATGAAATCGTCTACAGTCAACAGTTGCAGCTCTACCAATGGATTGCGGAATATTATATGTGTACTCTCGGAGAAGTGGTTAATGCTGCTTTGCCTTCCGGACTGAAATTGTCAAGTGAGTCGATTGTACAGATCAATCCGCGATTTGATCTGGAAACTTCCGAGTTTGATTTTTCGGAGAAGGAGAAAATACTCTTGCAAAGATTGAAAGATGAACCCCTTGGCTACTCGGCCATCGTGAAAATTGTAGGGTCAGCTAAAATCTATAACCTGTTAAAATCTCTTTCTTCCAAGGAGGCAATTATCATTTTTGAGCAAGTCAAGGAAAAGTACAAGCCTAAAACGGAAAGGCGTATTCGTTTAGCGGGCAACTTAACTTCAAGAAAAGCGCTTGAGCTTCTTTTCGAAACGATCGCCAAAAAACCTAAGCAGGAAGCGCTGTTGCTAAAGTATCTTCAATTTGTTCCTGTGTTCACAGATGCGTCTTTGAATGAAAAAGGCTTAGTCAAATCATCTTTGGTGGATGAAGAGACGTCAGACTCCGTCATTCGTACGCTGGTGAAAAACAAAGTTCTCGAGGAATTTGACATCACGGTACCGCGTTTTGGTTTTGACGATCCGCAGCAAGAGTATCCCATTTTATTGAGTGAGACGCAGGAGAAGACGCGTAATTCGATTATTAAATTCTTCGAAGAAAAGAACACAGTCTTGCTGCATGGTGTTACCGGCAGCGGCAAGACGGAAATATATATCGACCTGATCAAACGAGCGCTAGATGGGGGCAACCAGGTTTTGTACCTTCTCCCCGAGATAGCCCTTACTACGCAGATCGTTTTACGCCTCAAAAAAATATTTGGCAGTGCTCTGGGGGTTTATCATTCCAAGTTCTCGGACAATGAGCGTGTGGAAGTTTGGAACGGTGTTCTCTCGGGTAAATTCCGGTTTGTGATCGGTGTTCGCTCTTCTGTCTTTCTCCCGTTCGACAATCTAAGCCTGATCATTGTGGATGAGGAGCATGACTCTTCGTACAAGCAGCAGGATCCGTCACCACGCTACCACGCTCGCGATGTGGCGCTGGTAATCGCGCAGATGCATCACGCCAAAGTGATCCTGGGCAGTGCAACTCCGTCAGTTGAGTCATATTACCATGCTACTGCAGGCCGCTACGGTTTGGTTACGCTTAAGGAACGCTTCGGAACATCCACATTGCCAGCAATTCTTTTTGCAGACTTGGCTTCTGAAAAAAAGAGAAAAACGAATAAAGGTGAATTTTCTTCTTTGTTGCTCAACGAGATCAATGAGGTAACATCGAAGAAAGAACAAGTGATCCTTTTTCAGAACCGCAGGGGATATGCTCCTGTAGTTCAATGTGAAGATTGCGGGTGGGTACCTAAATGCATTAATTGTGCAGTAAGTCTCACCTACCATCAATTTCGGCACGCCATGGTGTGTCATTATTGTGGTTATCGTGAACCTCTGCCAAGTCAGTGTCCACAGTGTACCTCCAAAAGAATTTTAACAATTGGCTACGGCACGGAGAAACTGGAGGAGGAGCTGAAACTTTTTTTTCCTGAAGTCAGAACCGAACGCATGGACCTCGATACTACGCGTACCAAGTCGGGGTATGAAGATATTATCACCGGTTTTGAAAGCGGAGAGACTGGAATTTTAGTTGGCACACAAATGGTAACTAAAGGCCTCGACTTTGACAATGTAGGTCTTGCAGGTGTTTTTGATGCCGACAGGCTCATGCATTTCCCGGATTTTCGTTCGCATGAACGAGCCTTTCAACTAATTACGCAAGTGAGTGGCAGAGCAGGCCGGAGAGAGAAGCAAGGCAAAGTGGTGATCCAAACATCCAACCCGAAACATCACCTGTTTTCTTTTGTGACTGATAATGACGTCACAGGTTTTCTCAAAGATCAATTGGCCGATCGTCAACATAACTTTTATCCGCCCTTTGCACGTCTTATCGAAATCACTTTTAAGCATACAGACCGGAAGATAGTCCGTGAATTTGCCGAGACGATAACAGAGCAGTTCAAATCAAAATTGAAGGGAATGAAAATACTGGGACCAGGCGAGCCAATGATCTCCAAGATCAGAAATGAGTTCTTGCTTCACATCCTTTTGAAAATCCCGCGTGATCAGGGGCATCTTGCTGAAATTAAAAAACTGCTTCAAGACAACGCCAGTCATTTCCAGCTTCAGAAAGAATTCAGGAATGTGAAAGTAGTATTCGATGTCGATCCGGTGTAGTGTTCATGACTGCAGTCTCTGCGATCCACATAAAACAACTTCGGCCACCCTTTCAGGTAGCCGAAGCATTCTATTTGTTTGTGTAAACTGCTTGAACTAAGTATTTAGCCTAGTTCTTCTTTTTCACCTCTTCGAATTTTGATTCCTTCTGTTTGCGCGGGAACACGTTGTCCTCAGGCTCACCTTCAGCCATGTCCTGGTTCGGGTCGATCACTACACTTGCAACCTCTTTGTCTTTAATGAAAGACTTTCTGAATTGATTTTCATTTAAGCGCCACAGTTCCGCAGGTAGCTTTTCGATTTCCTTTGTTCCATCCTTATAAGTCCATTCGATTACGATCGGCATTACAAGTCCTCCCTTATTTTTGAAAGTGAGTTCGTAGAAATTCTTGTCCTGAAGCTTGGCTTTTACTGCTGGTCCATCCACGCGTGTATTGAATTCGCCATACCATTCTTCTTTAAAGTCGATAACAGCAAATTCTTTTGGTCCCTGGCTGAAGTCTTTTGCCGGCTGTGCATCGGCTGTAGGCAGATCACCTGATTTCACGGTGGGGTTTTTCTTCTCCACGTTAGCCTGATCTTTCTTCATGCGATACCACTTTACGTCAGCGAGTTCGAAATCCACGTGATCAGTGGTGTAGTACCATCCACGCCAGAACCAGTCGAGGTCTACAGCAGAAGCATCTTCCATCGTTCGGAAGAAATCGGCAGGCTGCGGGTGCTTGAATGCCCAACGCGTAGCATACTCTTTAAACGATCGATCGAATAACTCAGGGCCCATGATCGATTCACGAAGAATGCTCAAACTGGTGGCCACCTTCGCATATTGTTCATTGCCAAATGAAACAATGTTTTCAGAATTAGTCATTACTGGACGTTGGATGCTCTTGTCACCCTTCATGAAAGGTGCAATACTCTTGCCCGTTCCCCACCAGGAAGGAAAATTTTCGTAACGCTCAGTTTCAGTCCGATATTGGAGAAAAGAGTTGATTCCTTCATCCATCCACGTCCACTGACGTTCGTCATTATTGATGATCATCGGGAAAAAATTATGTCCTACCTCATGGATGATAACAGCGATCGCAGTGTTTTTCGTATTCGGATCGGTGGTGCCATCCTTCTTCGAGCGGCCGCCATTGAAGCAGATCATCGGATACTCCATTCCTATGTTGGCTGTGTTAACAGAAATCGCAACAGGATAGGGATAGTCGATAGTGTATTTTGAATAAGTCTCGAGACAGTTGCGCACTGCCTTGGTAGACTCTTGTTCCCATAGAGGATTTCCTTCTTTTGGATAGTACGACATGCCGAGTGGGGTCTTGGTTGCCAGTTTCACTGCCTGTGCATCCCAGATAAACTTGCGTGAAGTTGCAAAAGCAAAATCACGAACGTTGGTTGCCTGGTATTCCCATACTTTCTTGGTTGTTGCATGTGTTTTTTCTCTTTCGATGGCTTCAGCTTGCGTAGCAATGATCACCGGTTTATCGAAAGTTGTTTTTGCTTTTTCAAATCGTTCGAGTTGTGTTTTGGTAAGGGCAACAGTTGGGTTCATTAATGTTCCTGTTGCTGCAACGATGTGATCGGAAGGAACGGTCAGTTTCACTTTGTAGTCTCCGAAAGGAAGTGCAAACTCTCCCTGGCCAAGGAACTGTTTGTTTTGCCAGCCTTCAACGTCATCGTATACGCACATGCGGGGAAACCATTGTGCTATGGTATAGATGTAGTTTTTGTCTTCCGGGAAATATTCCCATCCGCTGCGCTGTCCGTCAATCTGGCGGTCACCGATGTTGTAAGACCATTCTACTGAAAATGTAAATTTCTCGCCGGTCTTCAAAGGTTGCGGCAGATCAATTCGCATCATGGTATAATTGACGGTATAGTTGAGGTTCCCGCCAGTGGCATCTTTCACCGTTTTGATTTTGTGGCCACCATCAAAGTCACGTGAGCGTCTGTACAACTGCATCGTGTTAAGTGTGTCGGACATCAGTGTGGACTGACTTGCCGTGGTCATGTTCTTTTTGGCGAGGATGTTTTGATCCAATTGTAGCCACAGGTATTTCAACACATCGGGGGAGTTGTTGGTGTAGACGATGGTCTCAGCGCCTGTCAGGCTCTGGTTTTCATCATTGAGCTCAGCTGTGATGTTGTAGTCGGCTTTCTGTTGCCAGTATTTCACACCGGGAGCACCTGAGGCCGAACGGTAGTCTGTAGGAGTGGGCAACTCACTCTGGAGTTGCTCGAATTTTCCTTTCCATTTCTTGTCTTCCTGGCCATAGACAGCCACGGTCGCGAGAAGGAAAAGCGATAGTATGGGTTTTTTCATAGAATAATTGTTTTAGGAGTCTTGTAAAATTGGGTTAACGGAGAATTAATATACTGGGTTTTCCATTAAAGGAACTAATCTCATCCCATAAATGGGGTGGGTTGAAAATCATTTCGCGGATAGCAGCGTGCCCACTATCTTTAACGGCCACCTAACCAAGCGATGAAAGCCTACATTTCTGTCAGTTTTAGTAAACGAAAACGCCTTGATAAGGAAATCCTGGCAATTCGCGAATGCTTAAGTTCGCTGGGTATCAACTCCCTGATTTTTGTTGACAACTATCGATTTGCCGCGAATGAAGAAAAGGAAATGATGAAGCAGGCAATGGAGGACATTGACAAATGTGACTTCCTGATTGCAGAAGTTTCAGATAAAGGAATCGGAATCGGGATAGAGGCAGGGTACGCTAAGGCAAAAGGGAAACCGGTAATCTACTTAAGACACGTGGATGCCGAGCATTCAACAACCGTTTCAGGAATCAGTGATTTCAGTATTATCTATTCGGATTCAGGAGATTTAAAAACCAGGCTCCTGGAAGTGGTGAAAAACTTCTGATCACTTCACAGCAATCTTTGTTCGGAAGCGTTTTGTTCCGGACTCCACCTGAAGCACATAAAGTCCTTCCGGAATGGAAGAGATATCCAACGGACCTTGCGGATCAGAATAACTCGACATTAAGATTCCTTTGAAATCATAGATGCGTACTGTATAGTCTTTCCATTGTGTCTGGACAAACAATGAGTTTTTTGCAGGGTTGGGATAAACCGCTATTTCAGGGGCTTCTTCATTGATACTGGCGACCGCATCATAAACAAATTTGTATCTATCCCTCTGATTGGCGGGAAAATACTCGTAGTACATCTCTTTCAAATCGCCATTGCTGTCGTAGACATTGGCAATCGAGTCCAGTTGTTGATAAGCGCCTTTGTCAAAAAGCCAGCTTCTAAGGTAATCAAGTGTATCTGAAGCAGGCAGGGCGTAGTCAGCTTTGTACAATGGATCATAAATTCCCATTGAGCAATTGTCATCGCCATCGCAGAAAGATGTTTCACTGTGGATTACTTTGTCGTTTGCATTGAATTGGTAAGTGGTCCGGTTTGCACCCGAGCCCTTAAAGTAGAATTCCTCTTCCTGTACGAGGTTGTCTTTGTAATACTTTAATTTGAATGAGCTGTCTACATACCAGTCATGCGATGTCGGGTTGATGTATTCGGTATCGGTAAAGACCAATCTCTTTTGAGCATCGTATTTGTACAAAGTGCGCCAACGGTCTGTCCAGTTGCCATTGATGATCTCCTGATCGGTGTAAGTTATCGTAGTGAC
Proteins encoded in this window:
- the priA gene encoding primosomal protein N', coding for MPSDLSFEFNPGETLFAELVIPVPVAKLFTYRVPALLNEKIKIGQRAIVQFGAKKIQTGIILNVHNNPPRDYEAKYILELLDDNEIVYSQQLQLYQWIAEYYMCTLGEVVNAALPSGLKLSSESIVQINPRFDLETSEFDFSEKEKILLQRLKDEPLGYSAIVKIVGSAKIYNLLKSLSSKEAIIIFEQVKEKYKPKTERRIRLAGNLTSRKALELLFETIAKKPKQEALLLKYLQFVPVFTDASLNEKGLVKSSLVDEETSDSVIRTLVKNKVLEEFDITVPRFGFDDPQQEYPILLSETQEKTRNSIIKFFEEKNTVLLHGVTGSGKTEIYIDLIKRALDGGNQVLYLLPEIALTTQIVLRLKKIFGSALGVYHSKFSDNERVEVWNGVLSGKFRFVIGVRSSVFLPFDNLSLIIVDEEHDSSYKQQDPSPRYHARDVALVIAQMHHAKVILGSATPSVESYYHATAGRYGLVTLKERFGTSTLPAILFADLASEKKRKTNKGEFSSLLLNEINEVTSKKEQVILFQNRRGYAPVVQCEDCGWVPKCINCAVSLTYHQFRHAMVCHYCGYREPLPSQCPQCTSKRILTIGYGTEKLEEELKLFFPEVRTERMDLDTTRTKSGYEDIITGFESGETGILVGTQMVTKGLDFDNVGLAGVFDADRLMHFPDFRSHERAFQLITQVSGRAGRREKQGKVVIQTSNPKHHLFSFVTDNDVTGFLKDQLADRQHNFYPPFARLIEITFKHTDRKIVREFAETITEQFKSKLKGMKILGPGEPMISKIRNEFLLHILLKIPRDQGHLAEIKKLLQDNASHFQLQKEFRNVKVVFDVDPV
- a CDS encoding aminopeptidase translates to MKKPILSLFLLATVAVYGQEDKKWKGKFEQLQSELPTPTDYRSASGAPGVKYWQQKADYNITAELNDENQSLTGAETIVYTNNSPDVLKYLWLQLDQNILAKKNMTTASQSTLMSDTLNTMQLYRRSRDFDGGHKIKTVKDATGGNLNYTVNYTMMRIDLPQPLKTGEKFTFSVEWSYNIGDRQIDGQRSGWEYFPEDKNYIYTIAQWFPRMCVYDDVEGWQNKQFLGQGEFALPFGDYKVKLTVPSDHIVAATGTLMNPTVALTKTQLERFEKAKTTFDKPVIIATQAEAIEREKTHATTKKVWEYQATNVRDFAFATSRKFIWDAQAVKLATKTPLGMSYYPKEGNPLWEQESTKAVRNCLETYSKYTIDYPYPVAISVNTANIGMEYPMICFNGGRSKKDGTTDPNTKNTAIAVIIHEVGHNFFPMIINNDERQWTWMDEGINSFLQYRTETERYENFPSWWGTGKSIAPFMKGDKSIQRPVMTNSENIVSFGNEQYAKVATSLSILRESIMGPELFDRSFKEYATRWAFKHPQPADFFRTMEDASAVDLDWFWRGWYYTTDHVDFELADVKWYRMKKDQANVEKKNPTVKSGDLPTADAQPAKDFSQGPKEFAVIDFKEEWYGEFNTRVDGPAVKAKLQDKNFYELTFKNKGGLVMPIVIEWTYKDGTKEIEKLPAELWRLNENQFRKSFIKDKEVASVVIDPNQDMAEGEPEDNVFPRKQKESKFEEVKKKN